Part of the Alosa alosa isolate M-15738 ecotype Scorff River chromosome 18, AALO_Geno_1.1, whole genome shotgun sequence genome is shown below.
AATATGCGGTTAAGTACAGACAGAGTTGGAGAATCAGTTTCCTCATGACGACTTGTGGAGCTCTActggtgctgctgtgctgttgtTTGGTGCAGCTCAGAGGAGAGACAATCagtgacacagacacagcctcCACCCAGCAAAGCTGCCAGCCGGACATCCACACTGTGCTGAGAGAGATGAGCGCTCTGGTGGTGGAGCAGAGAGTGGAGCTCAGATACACTAAGACACAGGTGGAGGCCATGGAGACCAGACTGAGGGCCAGTGAGAAGACagtggaggagcagagagcCGTTATTAAGGAGCTGAAGGAGAAACAGGAGGAGCAAGCAGCAGCTGTGAGAGCTGTAGGAGGCAGAGTGAACCTCACGGGGAGCCAGGTGGAGGagctgaggagggagagagaggagaggagggtggccTTCTCCGCCTCACTAGTGGCTTCAGGAGATGAAACCTTTGGGCCCTTTAAAGATGCAACCCCCTTGGTCTTCAAAAATCCATTCATCAACATTGGAAGTGCTTACAACCCAAACACAGGTACataacagagaagaatgggtgggAATTTTGACACTTTGCATTTGAAACATGGTATTGTTTTCTGATATCTACATGTTATCTACATCTCAAACTATCTTGACCACCCTGTGAATTATCACAGTTTGGAAACTTGCTACATAATGGCTGTTACAATTCCCTAAATCTCTTAAAttaatgtttttgttgctgtttcagGAGTGTTCACAGCCCCAGTCAGAGGGGTCTACCACTTTGTCTTTTTCATCTTTGGGAATGGTCACGCAAGTACCGCTACCGGGGTGTCCCTCTATAAAAATGCCCAACACGCAGTCACCGCCTACTCTCAACAGGCCAGTATGTATGTGAAGCCCTCCAATGGGGCTTCTCTGCTGCTGGAGGTGGGGGACGTGGTCTACCTGAAGCTGTGGCCCAACGGCTGGGCCAGAGACAACGGCTTCTTCCACACCACCTTCTCTGGCCACCTGCTCTTTCCTATGTGATTAGAACAGACACAAGGCTTCAAacacttcttttcttttctctgattgtctaacactctgtaaagcgccatgagacatgtgtaatgttttggcgctctataagtacaattaaattgaaattgaaacacAACCACTGAGTAGCCTGTTTACATGGACTGTTTTTCTGCCATTCCAATTAAACTTCATGACTGAAAATGTTGTGTCATCTGTTTCTCTCAAGCGCTTTTGAATCTTGGATGATTATAAAATCACACTCTGTTAAAAGAAAGACATGGGGTGCCAGTTTGGCCGCATATTATGGGGTGCCAGTTTGGCAGCATATTATGGGGTGGCAGTTTGGCCGTATATTATGGGGTGCCAGTTTGGCCGCCTATTATGCCGCGGTGCATGTGCATGAGGTGGCAGTTTGGCCACATATTATGCCGCCGGTGCATGTGCACTGTGGTCAGAGTGAGTCAGACGCACAAAGAGGGCGGAGTCAGGCAGGTTCATTAATAAACGATTTGGTTAAAGCCGACCAATAGCTCCACCAGAAATAAATGTGCTGTCTTGCCGCCTTTTGTGGCAAGTAGTCCATTGGGATTCATGTTTGGCTTTCAGTTTTCACACAGCTTTGTACATAATTACAATAAGCCTGTATTTCTCCATTGTCCTTACTGGTATTAACAACATTACTAATGTAATTCCTTTGCGGTACATATTTGTGCCAGAATATTTTCACTTTTGTAGCAGTATACAACTTCCCATGACTTTTAACTGGACGTTAAAAACAGTGAAAAAAGAAATTATGAATAATTAAAATTAGCCGGTAAATTGTTCGCTTCCGTTACTTCCATAATACCTTTAAATGGAATGCTTCAGACAATATTACAGTAGCATTAGACATCATAGTATTGTTGAGCATATGAGCTGAATACTTTTTCaaataataatgcattttttctGCTCTTTCAAGCAATTCAACTCACAAAATCATGGCTGTAGCTTTTCAGACCCGTTTTAAATAGAGTGGAGCTCAGACACACCAAGACACAAATGAAGGAACTGAAGAAAGAAAATAGGTAAGAGATGCCcattcatagcctagaaatctagacgcgcccctagcggcaattacatttgctgccagggctagtctagcaactctctgttggcttgtgagctccagaaatcgaaacttaatcaggccaatgaaatcgtgtatagagtcgttaggtgggcttaacataatgattgatggcagagtcgcaacggtttggcttgaattccctgctacttgaaaacaaataagatggatgttgctgctggcgaacagtgtgacacgagttaagcttttattaagttggcaaacgtttgaactagccaactagctccgctggtgggaaacgcatgggactcatagcgctgccccTGTCCTATTgggtgcagagggaatttaaaAAGACAACtaattatcccgcccctcggactgagcactgcgaacggtgagtgcccagaccctacattttaatgtgggtctggctcatcaggctagcCCATTCATCCATTCCATGTCATCTTTAAATGTATGCTTAAATGTATGCTGATGTCTGTATGCTCTGAGACCTTGAatatccccttggggatcaataaagtatttatctatctatctatatatctatatctatctatttatcagtctgtctgtctgtctaaacTGGAGGAAAGGAAGGAAACAGGCTTCACTGAGTCGACCAGCAGATGGCGGTAGAGGACCAGAGGAGAGCACTGGTTGGCTGGTTTGGGTTGGAGCCCAAAGCCCATCATCACTGCTCTCAGAGGGCCACTGTTTAGTAAGGGTGGAGATGAactaggttgtgtgtgtgtgtaagtgtgtgtgtgtatgagtgtgtgtgtgtgtgtatgagtgtgtgtgtgtacgtgggtgtgtgtgtatgagtgtgtgtgtgtatatgtatgagtgtgtgtgtgtgtacgtgtgtatgagtgtgtgtgtgtacgtgggtgtgtgtgtgtgtgtatgtatgagtgtgtgtgtgtgtacgtgtgtgtgtgtgtgttaagagtgcgtatcgggccgcaaatttctgtccgaacccgacaggcattttcatttttatgtctgAACCCGACCCGAtcccgacgcagatgatgcctccgttattcccatgctagtgattaaacgttcacgtttgtggatagcctgtttttttagcccattaaacggaacacacaacaaattgtctacacagaatcagatgagcgtgcacgcacgcaggtcacacacagcgcacattaacacaagaggcccaagcaagcatagcctattgaaatagaattctagtcttaccattgacgaaaagtcttgaaatgaactgcaacagtctttgaaactacagtgcctctgtcactgatccatatcgacgttaattggggcaacttgaggaaatcctcatccagttgaacgaagacaaaatatacacttttaaagcaaccaatgctgttatctgaaacatggaattgcttctttaggactttaacttgcacattctgcaaaaaaacgaaaataactaattttgaaaaaaaaaaaaaaaaccttcaaagTCGTTTTTCGCGACTTGCGTCTCTGTGACTTGAGCCTGGTTTTGCCATGTCTGGTCACATATTTGTATTCCGTCGGGCCCGGGTCGAGTAGCcacactctagtgtgtgtgtgtgtgtattggactCAGGTGAAGGTTCTCCTAATAAATATGTCATCAGTTAAGAAGCCATTTCCTGATTAAAAATAACAAAGTTCAATCAGTTCATGAAGCAGAGGACATGTGATTTCCTACGACAAGCTAATACACAAATGTAAGTATGTATTTCTGTGTgggcgtgcatgtgtatatgtgtgtgtgtgtgtgtgtgtgttagttgttCATGAGACTACAAGCATTCCACCAGCAGGTCACAGGTGAAAAGGTCACCATGTACAGCCTAAATAGCACCAACTCTAATTGATtatcaccacacacatacacacacacaccctgagtgCTATTTCAGATGTGAGAGCATGGACTTCACAACAGAGCCCACCATCCCCACACTCCACACCACTGCCTGGTgggtctctctttctgtctctctctctttatttctctctctctctccctctctgtttttgtgtatttgtgggcACCTGTGCACAGAACTTctgtagagagagtgtgtgtgttggcctacTGCTCAGCAGGCGCTGATGTTACACTCATTGATTAATCTGGACGGTATCTCTAgaacgaaaacacacacacagacacacacacacacaccctgagtacacacacagggttatcAGGGTCATGGGCATACTTTcgctccccccccctccatctttctccttctctcctaaACTATAGTCTCTACTTTTCTCCTAAACTATCGagtgtctccttctctcctaaAGTAGTCTCTCCTTTTCATCTAAACTATTGAGTGTCTCCTTTTCTCCTAAACTAGTCTCTCCTTTTCATCTAAACTATTGAGTGTCTCCTTCTGTCCTAAACTAGTCTCTCCTTTTCATCTAAACTATTGagtgtctccttctctcctaaACTAGTCTCTCCTTTTCATCTAAACTATTGagtgtctccttctctcctagTCTCTCCTTTTCATCTAAACTATTGAGTGTCTCCTTCTCTGTCCTCCCCCTTCCATCTCAGAGACATTCTTTACAGATGACATCACATATGGCCCAGAGGTCGCTCTCTATGGAAATTAATCCAtcttctgtagtgtgtgtgtgtccgtcgcTCAATCACCCAcggaaaacatcgagcacccacgtgtgccagcttacagtcccggctaaatttacattaatttaaaatcaaacattgcagttgatgttaaattcagcatctctcataatgtgattggctatgttgctgtcaatcccctactccatatactaaccaccagaggtggaaaaagtacgaaaatattgtactcaagtaaaagtaccaataccttgatgaaatattactcaagtacaagttaaaataccgatctgaaaatgtactcaagtaaaagtaaaaagtagttcatttaaaatatactttaagtaaaagttacttagttacttttttttttgggggtaccagaacaaccagttttaccaaagactttctaatgaggagatccagcactcaaaaaatcctccatagtaatgtatggggttgtctacacatcatatgtctacacatatcacaacccttccgcggcaaaacgtcgacatgtgaacacattgagccaatcatgtggtgtgttgtaaaatacattgagccaatcatgtggtgtgctgtgaagacatcgtgccaatcatctgttgtgatctcgctgctggagcaagattggtgtcggaAGCctttacgcacacgcatttctgctgaaatagatgcacgataagtgcccaaaaagtgttgcaatatggccgccgagtggaggtacttgcctgaaaaggacgttgagaaatggagatctatgtgaaaaatcacccgagttctcctttaagtttgagcagtagttgattttcaaagttagttgcactcatccttgggtcgctttgcagtgaacagtaatccagcacaactgaaaagcccctcacaggcagctgaggcaggcaggccaatattgagttgcagagttttttttatatttggaaacgggcagaaggttcagcagattaaagggcgtcgtactgggggggaaagtgggaagtatagggccccaatggaggagagggcctgtgaaaagtggaatacagggggcacaacattttcaccaggcattagtaataactcaggtaatccactcataaaaaatccaaacaactccataagtagagtcatgtaatgaagtggaataacacaggggaaaagtattgaacacgcttaAGAAAaacactaaggcaaggaaagggaaggaacgagctggaatctgtatagagagtagttatcctttctatctgtgcaaattaatataagcttggttagtagcctacatattaatgggctaggtttttcattaccaaggtgtcacacaagaaacatttcatgatggataaaagcaaaaagctctcccaagacctttgcaaccttattgttgcaaaacatcaaTGAAattggttacagatgcatttcaaaacatcagaatcttccagtaagcagcatgggagccattatctgcaagtggaagaaacatcaatgcatcatcaaccggccatgcacaggatctcctcgcaatatttctgaccagggagtcagaaggatagtcaattctaagagccaaggaccactcggagaaagctccagaaagacttgaaggcagccaatagTAATAgcaaatagttctggaagtaactaaagatcaggattcacaagagggaccccctggaatctgtttagaacaatgggccaaaatcacacctgatactgcgactaataagttttgtcatataggaaatgtcttgaagctgtctttacaaacaaaggcttttccacaaagtatttaagaaatttcagtaggcacgttcaatacttttttcctgtgtcattccactttaatacacaaaactcttatgtttggattttttatgtgtgttaatataatgtgtggtgaaaattttgaatagactcactggaagtttaggctagttactgaaaaaaaaataagtgttCAAtacaccatatatttattttacctgaatattttaacttccaaattaaatgtcaaaatgaatgtcagacgaaatttaaagtttgactgactggattttgtatacaaaagatagtgaaaactgtgtaaggtcactacactctcccttgctaaagagctaaatggtttagtccgcctgcacgattcataaggtcgtctatcttttgtttatttagttgagcatcgctagtagtggaccgctaattgttttgctgctggtgcaatgtcttttccaagaaagccaagtcaggttactaaaacaaaggccaaaacaggaaaaaaagagagacatcaaaatgaggggaaacaacaactgctaataaacttctttccaaagaaaggtgagcacaaacgtcaaaacacgaaatcccatggtgtttgcttaaatatctccgcaatcattagtgctaaaatgaactgagacaaccgattggaatagcggaaaatacactttcataggttaggctaatctgatgcatctcgtgatccagctccatcactttcagaaagactgcatggcgccagcttgattcatgtcctgttgtaggctacatgctgatcattatcaataggctagtggtttaggtaaagattgttaaggcgggctctcgccttaacaatctttggtttaGGGcgtgatttttttctctccctttccgttttcgtcagtcttaactttttttttttactcaagtaacggatgggatttttgatgtagcgaagtacaatacttcactcaaaatgtaatcaagtaaaattaaaataccgattttataaactacttaaaaaatacaaaatacacacaaaaaatactcgatacagtaacgtgagtaaatgtatttcgttactttccacctctgctaaccaccaatgagagcgtctttcgtatgaaaattcctgactcttcccacctgaagaattaacacaaggctttgtcgggtcttcagccccgaatgtttaaaatgtatgtaGCCCTgaacatcattttaaaagtagtctgacaaagcttattgttttgtgacacagctaaacactggtacctcatagaacgtctataacatagcctaggtcgcaactcacaaaagtaaagcagatagaaagaactcacgaataaatctagcctacaacacgca
Proteins encoded:
- the LOC125311873 gene encoding complement C1q-like protein 2 — translated: MTTCGALLVLLCCCLVQLRGETISDTDTASTQQSCQPDIHTVLREMSALVVEQRVELRYTKTQVEAMETRLRASEKTVEEQRAVIKELKEKQEEQAAAVRAVGGRVNLTGSQVEELRREREERRVAFSASLVASGDETFGPFKDATPLVFKNPFINIGSAYNPNTGVFTAPVRGVYHFVFFIFGNGHASTATGVSLYKNAQHAVTAYSQQASMYVKPSNGASLLLEVGDVVYLKLWPNGWARDNGFFHTTFSGHLLFPM